The stretch of DNA catgtccccgtggagtaggaacagagccggctcgtcatccggctgggcctccgcgacgtgggcttggcccccacgcctccgctgcgggcagtccctggcccagtggccgggcctgccacagttgtggcaggcgtcgtctcgtgccgccttgggcctatcggcggcgccgccctgagcatctccgcgggcgccaccctcggcgcgccctcgtgccccggcttgggcacctccgcgcccctttcgcggcttgccgcgcttgcggccaccagtcgaggaagagggctcccctctcctcctgtcaccgcgccgggcctcccactgctcctgagtaaggtggagcttcccaccgatggagatgcctcccgagggaggctgtggctcgtcgctgtcgacgactttgaggcgacctatcgcctcctcgatcgtcatggtggagaggtccagcagagactcaatcgagcgagcggtctgcctgtacctctcggggacgcagcggaagagcttcttgacggctctctcctcgtcgtagatgtcgtcgccgaactgcaccaccttctgcagcagagtgttgagacggagggcgaagtcatcaacatccCCACCCGtcttgaaggccaggttctcccactccttgcgaagtgcttgcagagtggtcttgcgggcgcggtcgctgccgatacgtgccgcagcgatggagtcccaggcctccttggcagttcgcttcttggaaagcgtgaactgcatcttcggcggggctgctgcgatgagagcatccagcgcccgtcgatcctcatcgtagtcgaCGTCGCCATACCGGATTGCCTCCCACatatgccgcacctggagcttcacctccatgaccgcggcccactcgacgtagttggtcttggtgagggtgggccacccaccgccgggaccgacgtccctgaccaccgcctggaggccgtggtagccgggggcgccgccgcgcggaccccagccaggagcgccgccaccgccctgcgcgccgccgctaggggcgccgccgtccaggccgccgccgggcgcgccgccggggtgggctgctgcccaccgcgcggtccgctcccgcgctctctccctctccaactcctcaaggtcctcgtcggcggtggcgtcgccggcgatggagccgctgaggctgccgcgcaaggtctcaatctcgacctccgccgcacgcgctgcatcctccgccgcctctgcttccacctccgccctggccgccgccagctccgctgcagccagcctggccgccctcgccgctgctgcagcggcttgtgccgtcgctcgcctgcgctcctctgccgcggcgagctcggcatctcgctgacgccgtgcgctcgaggcgaccgagcgctgagacggtgcgtcggacatggcgcgcctccaagggGCTGCTGCGTGGAGAAGACGCAGCCTCAGACGCCCGGGTGAGGAAGGTGGAGCAGAGGGTGCAGCAggtgctgctgcgctagctgctgctgctggtggctgaactgctgcttgggagggagaagAGCAGGAGATGTCTAACCTAGAGGAAAGTACGGCTCGGATACCagatgttagaagctcaattctaactcattgagctgagaggatgacaatgaacttgggacaattttctggttttttcttcattcacaaactcaaagacatgccttccaacgggaggggtggccACGCTTTTATACAAGGGCTGCAGGGCAGCCAAAACACACACCAAggactagtctaagatgctgtcctctaggtcCTAACTGTCGTCCTctagatgctgtcctctagatGCTAAagctagtctaagatgccaatgtgctgcagctgcagcaaccACCACGCAGCAAGGATCATGTAAGGTCTGAGATGCTGGTCAAAAGAAAAACTGAAACCTGTCCTAGCCTCCTAGGTGGAGACCCACAAAGACCGAGATGACATAGACTTATTCCTTCATCGGCCTGGAGCCAAATTATTTCGAAAAAATAATGGTTGGGAAGGGGGGTTCGTAGATAGATGTGGGGACTGAAGTTCTTCATTTGATGAGCAGGCTGGCCGGCCAGCCTACCAGCTCGCAGACGTAGGAAGGGTTTTATCACCCACTGAACTGCGTCACAAAAAGTCGCGGTCAGAAAGGTTTCTATCCAGACCATGTATCTGGAGAGCAGCCGGTTCGATTCTGGATCGTGACATGAATTTCCTGTAACGACCGTCTAATGGTTTTTCTATACCAGAAAAGTAATTTTTTTTCCTATCCTCTATTTTCCAGCTTTTGGTAGAAGAAAATGGCTCTACACGGACACTGATTATGAACAGGCCAAAGCAGCTGAATGCACTCTCCtctgcaatggtattttttgaGAGTTCAGCAGTATTTGAGTACCTGAATTTACTGTTGGAATAGTGGGAGCACGGTGATGTTGCTTTCATGTTGCAGATTATGGGACTCTTGAGGTGTTTCACTGCTTACGAGAAAGATGATAAAGTTAAATTGTTGATTATGAAGGTACCTGACACAACTGTGTTTCTATTATCATTTATTGTTGATGTGATTAAActtggaatatatatatatatatatatatatatatatatatatatatatatatatatatatatatatatatatatatatatatatatatatatatatatatatatgtcttgTTTTCTGCTCTTGTAATCTGAGCTCACTACTTGGGTGCACTATATTGCTGAGCAAGTACCGAGTAACAAGGCAGTAACAGAGAACATGATTGCCTAATTATTTCTCTGaaaaacaaatcaagaacacAGAGAGTCTGATGTGATTATTCTGTTCTGAATCATGTTTATTCTGCTTGATCAAAGTGCATGATTTTTAGATAACTTGTGGCACGGATGCTTTTTGTTGCCCTAACCCTTGAATAAAAGTTATTTGCAAATGTAACCCGGAGCTTACTTCATCTTCCTTTTTTTAGCCATATCTCATTTCTTTCTCTTAGATTGATATAATCATCATTCATTACCATCTCTTCATCTCCTTGGTGCATTCAGTTGCTACTGTTGTTTGCTATTCTATCAACCCTAATTTGCTTTCAGGGGAAAGGAAGAGCATTTTGTGCTGGAGGTGATGTTTCTGCAGTTGTCCGGGCTATAAACAATGGTATTTATAGCTTAAGCATGTCTCTGTGATATCAAAGATCCAGAATGGATTGCTTTCTACGTTTTTCACAGTCTTCCATTTCCTTGCTTAATGCCTGTGAGGCTGTGACTGTTATCATATAGCATATGGATATAATCTCGTTCCACATGTTTGGTTGACTGTATTTTGTATCTAATTCATGAATCAGACAGCTGGAAATATGGCGCTGATTTCTTCCGAAATGAATTTTTGTTAAACTACATCATCGCAACTTATAGCAAACCTCAGGTGAGCCACACCCTTTCAATGTTTTTCTCCATGTAACAATTAGCTTTTTTTATCCCTTGCCTCTAAAGGCTAGACCATTTGATTGTAGGTTTCTCTTCTTGCTGGAATTGTTATGGGTGGAGGCGCTGGTGTTTCTTTACATGGAAGGTTTCGAGTTGTGACCGAAAACACAGTATATACTATTAATCCAattcaagtgatatttttgcttcTTTTGTTAGTCATATCTCTAAGATGGGCTGTGCAGTGCACAAAAAGTTTGCATACCATGATGCAGCTTGAGATCTTGTTTAAGGTTCTGCTGAGTGTTGCTCCATCCTTAAATAATCCAGAGTTAGATGGGGTTTGGCTGCCGAGGAACTGTAACTGTGTAGTGGTCGAGAAACACAATATGCTACTTAAGCTCGCTCTTTTATATAAGTTACTATGCTGGTATTCATAGTGCTTGCTCACATTTTAATCTACATGAGTCGTAGTTGTTACATGACGCTGAAATGTCGGATACCAAGTTCAGGCTAGATTTCTCGTTGACACATACATAGTTGATGGTATAATTAGTTCATAGAGAATAGCAATGCTTTAAAGTTAAGAGTTAAGACATGGAAGGAGGGCTGCCTTTCAATTAGAATAACATTTTACAGGTTTTTACCTCAAATATACTTATGCCTTGGATTTataagaaaggaaaggaaaaaataaataagttcGAAGATTGCTACTATAGGGTAGAAAAATAATTCTTCCTCATAACGTTCTTGTGGCTTTACCCAGCACAATCTTTTGTACCTCTTTTGATGAATTTaggcctgttttttttttcggtCAGGCTTCAATTGTCGTACTGACTTTCTTTAATGTGGGTTTGATATATGCTAGTAGTTCTATTCATTTGAAATTTGTAGGATCTAGCTTGAATTTTTCTTATAACTAGAATACTTTCAAAGTTTCAAGTGCAATAATTTGATATTCATGCAGGTTTTTGCAATGCCAGAGACGGCATTGGGACTCTTTCCAGATATAGGGGCTTCTTATTTTCTGTCTCGGCTACCTGGTTTCTATGGTTGTTCTTTTCTCTCTTCGTTATTTTGGAACCATACCATCGTGATTTGTATTGGTGTTGCTGGATATTATTCACAACCCTGAACTTTCATGTATTCTTGTGTTCACCTTTGTTAGAGGATATTGTTTGCCCATAGTGGGCTGTGCTTGGTTCGCCCCTTCTGGGCCCATGGCGCCTAGTCTCCATCCTCTCCGGATGTGAGCCGGCCCTAGGTTAGATGCTCTCTCATGTACATGGCAAGGATCCCTTGATTGGTGGTATTCTATAAACCGTTAGGGttccttgcctatatatgtaACCGGCTATTGCCCCTTGGAATGCATCTACAATTTCTAGCCATATTCACTTTCAACCTTTACAGTTTTGGAATGGTCATGTGCTTATTTGATTTTGAACAATAATGCTTGTGCAATTGATCTCTGGAACCATGAAAGTCCAGATTTCTGATTGTCTATTTAAGTTTATTGGTTCTACTAGATTAGTTAGTCTAATGGAGTGAGAGAAACTTTTTACTCTTTTAAATGATGCAAAGATATCTTTAGTTGTTCTTAAACTTTTATCATGTCTTTTCTCCAGGAGAGTATGTTGCTCTTGCCGGTGCAAGATTGGATGGTGCGGAAATGCATGCGTGTGGTCTGGCAACTCATTTTGTCCAGTTAAATGTAGGTTCATTTGTAACTTAAATTCTAACTCATGGATTTAGCGTCACATTGCCCCTTTTGTTTTACATTCATGGAACAGAATTTCCCCCAAAGAAAATGTAGCTGTCGATTTTTGCTTTCAATATTGATATTTACTTCTCCATTTGTTGTTTTATTATTTTGTATATCGTGCATCCTGACCTCATTAATCTAGCAATTGCATGCTCTCAATGATGATTGCCCTACATCCTAAGTCTGTGTATGTGTTATATCTGTCTATAATCCCTAGCAAATACTCTTCTTTCCCCAGAGGCTGCCATTACTGGAGGAATCACTTAAAAAGGTGGACACCTCCAATCCTTTTGCTGTGTGTGGTATTATTGATCAATTTTCTCATCAGCCATCATTGAAAGAAAACAGCTCTCTGAATAGGTAAGATTGCTCTGATTGAATGACTGCATTATCCTAATTCATTATTTgttaattttgaattttttggCACTCTGGAGGCTGGAAATCATCAACAAATGCTTTTCCAAAAGAACAGTTGAAGAAATCATATCTGCTCTTGTGAGTTGTGTTACAGTTTTCTTTATTGACGTAGGAGTCGTGTTTGGCTGCTATGTTGTTCACCTGTTTACCCCTGCTAAATTAGTATTTATTTTTGTTAGGAACAAGAAACTTCAAATTCGGCTGTTGAATGGGTTGCAGCTACAATCCAGTCCTTGAAAAAGGCCTCTCCGACCAGTCTGAAAATCTCCCTGAGATCGGTATCCCTCAGAAATCTACCCATCTTTAAAACTATATTATCATAGTCTACTGTCTTAGTGTGCCCATGGCAGTATAGTTCTTTCATTGTTCTGAAACTCTGGTTTTAGATAAGAGAAGGGAGAACTCAAACTGTTGGGGAGTGCTTGCGTCGGGAATATAGAATGGTTTGCCATGTCATGCGTGGTGATTTCAGCCGTGACTTTTTTGAGGTAAATATTGATATCCTCAACACCTTTCATGTTCAGTCAAGATTTCTATACTTTTTCTTCTTTGTGGGCCAAGATGTCTACACTTAAGATTCAATTCCTGTTGCAGGGATGCAGGGCTATACTGATAGATAAAGATCGCAACCCAAAGGTACGTATAACCTCGTATTTCAAACATTGATCAGGATCTATTAAAGATGGCTAATTTCATCTGATATAACCTTTGAATTCTGGTGGTTTTTTTGGGGGGCAATTGCAGTGGATGCCTCCAAGGTTGGAACAAGTGCATGATGAGGCGGTTGAACAATATTTCTCCAGAATCGATGACCCACAATGGGAAGATTTGAACTTACCTGCCAGACGTTCCCATGGAAGAAATATTGAGTCCAAGCTTTGATTGGCGGTATTAAGGCAAAGAGTTGAACGTAGCCTCGGTGGCCGTCTAGAATAACAATCGTCTTGTGTGATGAGTCATGACTACGACTCTGAAAAAATAAAGCTTAATTTGTCTTGTAGGTCAAACTTTTATTACATAAAAAACACTTCTATTACAGAAAAAAAACTCGTTGTTTATTGAAGGAAGCCATGCCCATTTTTAGTATCGGTGGAAGACTTCTCTCTTAGTCAGATCTTGCTTAACCTTGCGCGTTATCGCCTCATCATCGTCCTAATGCTGTTGTGATCTTTACGATGTTGTGTGGGGTTCTACGCTGCCCACTGTCAGATGGGCGCGTAGGCCTGCGGAGTTGGCCCATGTACGGCCCACAATGGTTAAATTGCCCCACTACCATTTCTAGGCTAGCTGTAGCCTGAAGCTAACATTCCCCGGCGGCTGTTACTGTTagtggtgttttttttttgacacaaaCTGTTAGTGGTGTTGGTAAGACAGGTTGATTGAGAAATCATTCATGCAACCCAAGAGACGATCTCTATCCAGCGCAGTACGGGGCCGTCACTTTCTCGGCTGCCTTTAACCGCGCCGTAGCGACCACTCCTTTTTATTTTCCTCTATCATCCAAAGAGCGCTAGCAAATTAGCAATACGAACCAGCAAGTCGTGGCGTATCAATTCTGCATCAGATACACAGGACTCCTACGCCGCATGGTTATCAGCTGGCTTGTATAAAAACCCGTCAAGGTCACGACTCACGAGCTCCATGAAAAAGTCTACTCCTGCTTTCTCCTTGGCGTGTAGCTCCACCTCACAAACCGTGCTTTTCTCTTAGCCGTCGGCATCCCCAATGGATTCTTTTATCTTTCCcctttccccttttcttttttttcaaagagAGG from Panicum virgatum strain AP13 chromosome 9K, P.virgatum_v5, whole genome shotgun sequence encodes:
- the LOC120651589 gene encoding 3-hydroxyisobutyryl-CoA hydrolase 1-like isoform X1; the encoded protein is MASLPPGADSDQLLVEENGSTRTLIMNRPKQLNALSSAMIMGLLRCFTAYEKDDKVKLLIMKGKGRAFCAGGDVSAVVRAINNDSWKYGADFFRNEFLLNYIIATYSKPQVSLLAGIVMGGGAGVSLHGRFRVVTENTVFAMPETALGLFPDIGASYFLSRLPGFYGEYVALAGARLDGAEMHACGLATHFVQLNRLPLLEESLKKVDTSNPFAVCGIIDQFSHQPSLKENSSLNRLEIINKCFSKRTVEEIISALEQETSNSAVEWVAATIQSLKKASPTSLKISLRSIREGRTQTVGECLRREYRMVCHVMRGDFSRDFFEGCRAILIDKDRNPKWMPPRLEQVHDEAVEQYFSRIDDPQWEDLNLPARRSHGRNIESKL
- the LOC120651589 gene encoding 3-hydroxyisobutyryl-CoA hydrolase 1-like isoform X2, with product MNRPKQLNALSSAMIMGLLRCFTAYEKDDKVKLLIMKGKGRAFCAGGDVSAVVRAINNDSWKYGADFFRNEFLLNYIIATYSKPQVSLLAGIVMGGGAGVSLHGRFRVVTENTVFAMPETALGLFPDIGASYFLSRLPGFYGEYVALAGARLDGAEMHACGLATHFVQLNRLPLLEESLKKVDTSNPFAVCGIIDQFSHQPSLKENSSLNRLEIINKCFSKRTVEEIISALEQETSNSAVEWVAATIQSLKKASPTSLKISLRSIREGRTQTVGECLRREYRMVCHVMRGDFSRDFFEGCRAILIDKDRNPKWMPPRLEQVHDEAVEQYFSRIDDPQWEDLNLPARRSHGRNIESKL